A window from Microvirgula aerodenitrificans DSM 15089 encodes these proteins:
- a CDS encoding lysine N(6)-hydroxylase/L-ornithine N(5)-oxygenase family protein produces MSIHFDVAGIGAGPFNLSVAALLAPHGRIRSAFFDRREQFDWHPGMMVDDAAMQTSFLKDLVLSADPTSAYSFIAYLVAKHRFHRFIHAGFTHVRRYEFADYLQWVAEKLPNLHFKHEVQEIRWSENGFRLQFDGKCEHARHLVVATGLTPNIPDWARRHEHPRCLHSHHYLARVPDATGLRIAVVGGGQSGAEVVLDLMSGRRGRTQSICWLSRRHTLEALDEAPFSNEFFTPSYVNAFHSLPMACKPALIRQQTLTGNGISHETLRQIYQTLYLSSLQEGREQRLRILPHRDVRAMECLPAGGWILAAHNGFDDRIHHVDADVVVLATGYLTRLPACIEPLRGRLNIDQQGHLPLRHDFSVP; encoded by the coding sequence ATGTCCATTCACTTTGATGTCGCGGGTATCGGTGCGGGCCCTTTCAACCTCAGTGTTGCCGCCTTGCTGGCCCCACACGGAAGAATCCGCAGCGCCTTCTTTGACCGGCGCGAACAATTTGACTGGCATCCGGGCATGATGGTCGACGATGCAGCGATGCAGACCTCTTTTCTCAAAGATCTGGTTTTGTCTGCAGACCCTACTAGCGCATATTCTTTTATTGCCTATCTGGTAGCCAAACACCGCTTTCATCGCTTCATTCATGCCGGCTTTACCCATGTCCGACGATATGAGTTTGCCGATTACCTGCAGTGGGTGGCAGAAAAACTGCCTAACCTGCATTTCAAGCACGAAGTGCAAGAAATCAGGTGGAGCGAAAACGGTTTCCGCTTGCAATTCGACGGGAAGTGCGAACATGCCCGACATTTGGTTGTCGCCACCGGACTTACGCCCAACATTCCCGACTGGGCCCGTCGGCATGAACACCCGCGCTGCCTGCATTCCCATCACTATCTGGCGCGGGTTCCCGACGCGACAGGCCTGCGCATTGCGGTTGTCGGCGGAGGACAAAGTGGTGCCGAGGTCGTGCTTGACCTGATGTCTGGTCGACGTGGCCGGACACAATCGATCTGCTGGCTGTCACGGCGGCACACGCTGGAGGCACTCGACGAGGCACCGTTCAGTAACGAATTCTTCACCCCCAGCTATGTCAACGCGTTCCATTCGTTGCCAATGGCATGCAAGCCCGCGCTGATCAGGCAGCAAACATTGACTGGTAATGGCATTTCACACGAAACGCTCAGGCAGATTTACCAGACACTCTATCTGAGCAGCTTGCAGGAGGGCCGGGAACAAAGGCTGCGCATCCTTCCACACCGGGACGTAAGGGCAATGGAATGCCTCCCCGCTGGCGGCTGGATACTGGCTGCCCATAATGGCTTTGATGACCGGATCCATCACGTCGACGCTGATGTAGTGGTTCTGGCCACAGGTTATCTGACCCGGCTGCCCGCCTGCATCGAACCATTGCGGGGCCGGCTGAATATCGATCAGCAAGGGCATTTGCCGCTGCGTCATGATTTCTCGGTGCCCTAG